In Papaver somniferum cultivar HN1 chromosome 1, ASM357369v1, whole genome shotgun sequence, a genomic segment contains:
- the LOC113336059 gene encoding polygalacturonase-like, producing the protein MVNLHGAFNILFILGVVISTHIHVVAAQGVFDVTDPKYGAVGDGVKDDTQAFTKAWADTCAATAGIPKLVVPKGKTFFVGPTSFMGPCKAKNVTFELGGTIVAPENPAAWNSAKGGPGTWLVFNGVTGLLVNGGGVIDGRGKGWWQKSCSNTKHLGAPGCTKTQPAAINFWGTSGGQFRDITVQNSGMFHVTLLKLEGFEAYNIKINSPEDSPNTDGIHLQDVKQVTIADSQFRGGDDCVSIGDRSSFVYVRNCHCGPGHGVSIGSLGKNGAQADVEEIHVEKIEFVGTMFGARIKTYQGGKGYCRKISYKNSNFTNVMNPIFIDQFYWSTNKNEVGSAVSISDVTFEGLTGTTDVKTPTAISLSCSKLIPCSGIKISNVNLTPAVAGTKLTSNCSNAKGTILGKVEPAVTSLISSA; encoded by the exons atggtgaatTTGCATGGAGCTTTCAACATTCTTTTCATTTTGGGAGTTGTTATTTCAACCCATATACACGTCGTAGCAGCGCAAGGAGTTTTCGACGTTACGGATCCGAAATATGGAGCAGTTGGTGATGGAGTAAAAGATGATACTCAG GCATTTACGAAAGCGTGGGCTGATACATGCGCAGCAACAGCAGGGATACCAAAATTGGTTGTTCCTAAAGGAAAGACATTTTTCGTCGGACCAACTTCATTTATGGGTCCTTGCAAAGCTAAAAATGTCACCTTTGAG cttggTGGAACAATTGTCGCGCCCGAAAACCCTGCAGCATGGAATAGTGCCAAGGGTGGTCCAGGAACATGGCTCGTATTCAACGGTGTGACTGGTCTTCTGGTAAATGGAGGTGGAGTTATCGATGGACGCGGGAAGGGTTGGTGGCAAAAGTCGTGCAGCAACACTAAACATCTAGGTGCACCAGGATGCACCAAGACACAACCGGCC GCGATAAACTTTTGGGGGACAAGTGGTGGTCAATTCAGAGACATCACGGTTCAAAACAGTGGAATGTTTCATGTAACTCTCTTGAAATTAGAGGGTTTTGAAGCCTACAACATCAAGATTAACTCCCCTGAAGATAGCCCCAACACCGACGGTATTCATCTTCAAGATGTCAAACAGGTCACCATTGCTGACAGCCAGTTTAGGGGTG GTGACGACTGCGTCTCGATTGGAGATCGAAGTTCATTTGTCTACGTCCGCAACTGCCATTGTGGACCTGGACATGGAGTAAG TATTGGAAGCTTAGGGAAGAATGGAGCACAGGCAGATGTAGAGGAGATCCACGTTGAGAAGATTGAATTTGTCGGAACCATGTTTGGTGCTAGAATCAAGACTTACCAG GGTGGAAAAGGCTACTGCCGAAAAATTTCATATAAGAACAGCAATTTCACTAATGTGATGAATCCTATATTCATCGACCAATTCTACTGGTCCACGAATAAGAATGAG GTGGGAAGCGCTGTGAGTATTAGCGACGTAACCTTCGAAGGTTTAACAGGAACAACGGATGTAAAAACACCAACAGCAATCTCTCTGAGTTGTAGTAAATTGATTCCTTGCAGCGGTATTAAAATCAGTAATGTCAACTTAACACCTGCAGTAGCTGGGACAAAGCTCACCTCTAATTGTAGTAATGCCAAAGGAACCATTCTTGGAAAAGTTGAACCAGCCGTAACTAGTCTGATTAGTTCAGCATAA